The following proteins are co-located in the Sulfurospirillum deleyianum DSM 6946 genome:
- a CDS encoding M20/M25/M40 family metallo-hydrolase — MERILEHFRAITAIPRCSYHTQEMREFIRRFAIGCGFVVEEDAIGNLLCHKGEPKLCLQAHYDMVCIGEVERIEIVEDKGVLKAKNSTLGADNGMGMAIMFWTMERHAHLECLFTVDEEVGLIGAMHLALPLKASKLLNLDAEEAGEIYIGCAGGVDVIATLPLTFEPLKSTDTLYEIRAFDFQGGHSGVDIDKKIPSAIKALGYELLGQEGLRIVALGGGERRNAIPRSAWAVVATEKSLHVKDKRLGIQPLLTSEYTHSIVESKAIIKALGAFAQGVREWDRNLDIPSMSINLGTLTYEQNALRIACAARAMDDENLAILANETDAFFHALGFEVKQEGWHGAWKPEVSIFARDVQESMQLFFPHAPFKAIHAGLECGELIASQHKKIEAVSIGPTIRYPHSLNEECDIASVYHTASVVEAIIMKQ, encoded by the coding sequence ATGGAACGTATTTTAGAGCATTTTAGGGCTATTACTGCCATTCCTCGGTGCAGTTATCATACGCAAGAAATGCGAGAGTTTATTAGGCGATTTGCGATAGGGTGTGGTTTTGTTGTGGAAGAAGATGCTATTGGCAACCTTTTATGTCACAAAGGAGAACCCAAACTCTGCTTACAAGCGCATTATGATATGGTGTGTATTGGTGAGGTAGAACGTATAGAGATTGTAGAAGACAAAGGTGTTTTAAAAGCCAAAAACTCGACGCTTGGTGCGGATAATGGTATGGGTATGGCAATCATGTTTTGGACGATGGAGCGCCACGCACATTTAGAGTGTCTCTTTACGGTAGATGAAGAAGTAGGACTTATTGGTGCGATGCACTTAGCCCTTCCTTTAAAGGCTTCAAAGCTTTTAAATTTAGATGCTGAAGAAGCAGGAGAGATTTATATTGGATGTGCAGGCGGTGTAGATGTGATTGCAACTTTGCCTTTGACGTTTGAGCCACTAAAATCAACCGATACTCTCTATGAAATACGTGCGTTTGATTTTCAAGGGGGACATTCGGGGGTGGATATCGATAAAAAAATCCCCTCAGCGATTAAGGCTTTAGGATATGAGCTTTTAGGACAAGAAGGGTTGCGTATAGTAGCACTAGGCGGTGGTGAGAGGCGCAATGCTATTCCTCGCAGTGCTTGGGCGGTTGTGGCAACCGAAAAATCTTTACATGTAAAGGATAAACGCTTAGGTATTCAACCTCTTTTAACATCAGAGTATACGCATAGCATCGTAGAATCAAAAGCGATTATTAAGGCATTGGGTGCTTTTGCTCAGGGGGTTCGTGAGTGGGATAGAAACTTAGATATCCCATCGATGAGCATTAACTTAGGAACGCTCACCTATGAGCAGAACGCTCTTCGTATAGCGTGTGCCGCACGTGCTATGGATGATGAAAATTTGGCTATACTTGCCAATGAAACAGATGCCTTTTTTCATGCGCTAGGGTTTGAGGTAAAACAAGAGGGATGGCATGGCGCATGGAAACCTGAAGTTAGCATTTTCGCACGGGATGTGCAAGAGAGTATGCAACTCTTTTTTCCACACGCTCCTTTTAAAGCCATTCACGCAGGATTGGAGTGTGGTGAGCTGATAGCTTCACAGCACAAAAAAATTGAAGCTGTTTCCATTGGACCTACCATTCGCTATCCTCACTCTTTAAATGAAGAGTGTGATATCGCTTCTGTGTACCACACAGCTAGCGTCGTTGAAGCAATTATAATGAAACAATAA
- a CDS encoding MBL fold metallo-hydrolase, producing MQIKSKACGAYATNCYIVFIHGKELIIDPGVNATSWVLAEVKNPVAILNTHGHFDHVWSNEALSKTLHIPIYAPKEDCFMLENDPFLQGTPSSKADVCVEPDEKLDIAGIEVSFLHFPGHTPGCSAILIEDALFSGDFIFKNSIGRYDFPYSDAKQMRHSLEKFLHLEEAWKIYPGHGASTTLQSERQNIPQWLRVL from the coding sequence ATGCAAATTAAAAGTAAAGCGTGTGGTGCGTATGCGACCAATTGTTATATTGTCTTTATTCATGGAAAAGAGTTAATTATTGACCCCGGTGTCAATGCAACATCGTGGGTTTTAGCGGAAGTGAAAAATCCTGTGGCGATTTTAAACACCCATGGTCATTTTGATCATGTTTGGAGCAATGAAGCATTGTCTAAAACACTGCATATTCCTATTTATGCCCCTAAAGAGGATTGTTTTATGTTGGAAAATGATCCTTTTTTGCAAGGAACGCCTTCTAGTAAAGCTGATGTCTGTGTAGAACCCGATGAAAAATTGGATATTGCAGGGATTGAGGTCTCTTTTTTGCATTTTCCTGGACATACACCAGGATGCAGTGCGATTTTGATAGAAGATGCCCTTTTTAGTGGAGATTTTATCTTTAAAAATTCGATTGGAAGGTATGATTTTCCGTACAGTGATGCAAAGCAGATGCGACATAGTTTAGAAAAATTTTTACACCTTGAGGAAGCATGGAAGATTTACCCTGGACATGGGGCATCGACAACACTTCAAAGTGAACGTCAAAATATACCCCAGTGGCTTCGTGTTTTATGA
- a CDS encoding NAD+ synthase: protein MKTYASLENHLITFLQHEVKKAGFSNVIVGISGGVDSAVVAVLAQKAFKENFLALMLPSSTSSKASLEHATELCEKFAIRVERIPIGALAESYFHNDPHASKLRIGNFCARMRMAVLYDIAAREHALVLGTSNKSEILLGYGTIFGDLACALNPIGELLKTEIFAFAEHLGVPSSILNKAPSADLWEGQKDEEEFGFSYAQIDKVLLTYLKEHKSKEELLALGFDATLVSMIFERMTKNAFKGKLPLIADISAIH from the coding sequence GTGAAGACATATGCATCACTCGAAAATCACCTCATCACTTTTTTACAACACGAGGTTAAAAAAGCAGGTTTTTCGAACGTTATCGTAGGGATTAGTGGTGGTGTTGATTCTGCTGTGGTTGCGGTCTTGGCACAAAAAGCATTCAAAGAGAATTTTTTAGCTCTTATGCTCCCTTCCTCCACTTCAAGCAAGGCAAGTTTAGAACATGCCACGGAACTGTGTGAAAAATTTGCTATTCGTGTTGAGAGGATACCCATTGGAGCACTCGCAGAGAGTTACTTTCACAATGACCCACATGCGTCAAAACTGCGTATTGGAAACTTTTGTGCACGGATGCGTATGGCTGTTTTATATGATATCGCTGCACGAGAGCATGCTTTGGTTCTAGGAACAAGCAATAAAAGTGAAATTTTACTCGGATATGGAACGATTTTTGGAGACCTTGCGTGTGCTCTCAATCCTATCGGAGAACTCTTAAAAACAGAAATTTTTGCCTTTGCAGAACACTTAGGTGTCCCCTCTTCTATTCTCAACAAAGCACCTTCTGCTGATTTGTGGGAAGGTCAAAAGGATGAGGAAGAGTTTGGGTTTAGTTATGCGCAGATTGATAAAGTTTTATTGACGTATTTAAAAGAGCACAAAAGTAAAGAAGAACTTCTTGCTTTAGGCTTTGATGCAACACTGGTTTCCATGATCTTTGAGCGTATGACAAAAAATGCGTTCAAAGGTAAACTCCCACTAATAGCCGACATATCAGCAATACACTAA
- the nth gene encoding endonuclease III, with protein MKKATQKESEMIKALFLEHFPQAVTELNYRNLYELLVSVMLSAQCTDKRVNLITPALFERFPTPFHLAHANLDELKSLIHSCSFFNNKAINLIKMAQKVMETYDGEIPLDEKQLIGLAGVGQKTAHVVMIEYANANLMAVDTHVFRVAHRLGLSSAKTALKTEEDLTQRFKKDLATLHQAMVLFGRYTCKAINPLCENCFLKAYCKTTQSFKV; from the coding sequence ATGAAAAAAGCAACACAAAAAGAGAGTGAAATGATTAAAGCGCTTTTTTTAGAGCATTTTCCCCAAGCTGTGACCGAACTCAACTATCGTAATCTCTATGAACTTTTAGTCTCTGTTATGCTCTCCGCACAATGTACGGATAAGCGTGTGAACCTCATCACACCTGCTTTATTTGAGCGTTTTCCAACACCTTTTCATCTTGCCCACGCCAATCTTGATGAATTAAAATCACTCATCCATAGCTGTTCATTTTTTAATAATAAAGCCATTAACCTTATCAAAATGGCTCAAAAAGTCATGGAAACTTACGATGGGGAGATTCCCTTAGATGAAAAACAACTCATCGGACTCGCAGGGGTGGGACAAAAAACAGCCCATGTGGTGATGATAGAATACGCCAATGCCAATCTTATGGCAGTCGATACCCACGTGTTTCGTGTCGCACACCGTTTGGGGTTAAGCAGTGCGAAAACGGCTCTTAAAACCGAAGAAGATTTGACCCAACGGTTTAAAAAAGATTTGGCAACACTCCATCAAGCGATGGTTCTCTTTGGCAGATATACCTGCAAAGCCATCAACCCGCTCTGTGAGAACTGTTTTTTAAAAGCGTATTGTAAAACGACACAGAGCTTTAAGGTCTAA
- a CDS encoding thioesterase, protein MAKNKMSLAQEALDKIPSFEDETESVEELLNDGTFLNDELKTHQKIKTTFSGSLVELKKNKAKVILQTTHEMSVDEFGLIHSGFIFGAAEYAAIAAVNEENIVIIGCKSKFFAPAKVGDLIVLEAQGRFEEARKREIKVVGFINEIKVFEGLFHAIILENHILKTKIDELQASMQGKDFS, encoded by the coding sequence ATGGCAAAAAACAAAATGAGCTTAGCACAAGAAGCCCTCGATAAAATTCCCTCTTTTGAAGATGAAACAGAGAGTGTCGAGGAGCTTTTAAATGATGGTACCTTTCTTAACGATGAACTTAAAACCCATCAAAAAATCAAAACAACGTTTTCTGGCTCATTGGTCGAACTCAAAAAAAATAAAGCAAAAGTTATCTTACAAACCACGCACGAGATGAGTGTGGATGAATTTGGACTCATTCACAGCGGATTTATTTTTGGTGCAGCCGAATACGCTGCCATTGCAGCAGTTAATGAAGAAAATATCGTGATTATTGGGTGCAAAAGCAAATTTTTTGCACCCGCCAAAGTGGGAGACCTTATTGTCTTAGAAGCACAAGGACGTTTTGAAGAAGCCCGTAAACGTGAAATCAAAGTCGTAGGATTTATCAATGAAATCAAAGTCTTTGAGGGCTTATTTCACGCTATTATTCTTGAAAATCATATTTTGAAAACAAAAATTGATGAACTTCAAGCCAGTATGCAAGGTAAAGACTTTTCATAA
- a CDS encoding peptidylprolyl isomerase → MKKVILSGIACAVLGMSLNAAVYATVNGEDVTDQDIAVLMRAMQGAKFESLPADAKQKIVEQAVERKLLTKEAVKSGVEKEKEYTDALKRIKEDLSLELWMKKIYNNVKVDAKEVKDYYDKNADKFMQPATVKARHILVKSEEEAKAAIKELSGLSGQKLNDKFVELATTKSTGPSGQGGGDLGWFAANQMVKPFADAAFALKKGEYTKSPVQTQFGFHVILVEDTKAAEKASFEMVKPQIENGLKMEKFRVEVANKAQKLRQGAKVTIK, encoded by the coding sequence GTGAAAAAAGTTATCTTAAGTGGTATTGCATGTGCGGTACTTGGAATGAGTTTAAATGCGGCTGTGTATGCAACTGTAAATGGTGAAGATGTAACCGATCAAGATATTGCTGTGCTTATGCGAGCAATGCAAGGTGCAAAGTTTGAAAGTCTTCCTGCTGATGCAAAACAGAAAATTGTTGAACAAGCAGTTGAGCGTAAACTTTTAACCAAAGAAGCTGTTAAAAGTGGTGTGGAAAAAGAAAAAGAGTATACTGATGCACTTAAGCGTATCAAAGAGGATCTTTCTTTAGAGCTTTGGATGAAAAAAATCTACAATAACGTTAAAGTAGATGCTAAAGAAGTGAAAGATTATTATGACAAAAATGCCGATAAATTTATGCAACCAGCAACGGTTAAAGCACGTCATATTTTAGTTAAAAGTGAAGAAGAGGCTAAAGCTGCGATTAAAGAATTGAGTGGACTCAGTGGTCAGAAACTCAATGATAAATTTGTTGAACTTGCAACGACAAAATCAACAGGACCAAGCGGTCAAGGCGGAGGCGATTTAGGTTGGTTCGCTGCTAATCAAATGGTAAAACCTTTTGCGGACGCTGCGTTTGCACTTAAAAAAGGTGAATACACAAAATCTCCTGTTCAAACACAATTTGGTTTCCATGTTATTTTAGTTGAAGATACCAAAGCAGCTGAAAAAGCGTCATTTGAGATGGTTAAACCACAAATTGAAAATGGTTTAAAAATGGAGAAATTCCGTGTTGAAGTTGCCAATAAAGCGCAAAAATTACGTCAGGGTGCTAAAGTAACCATCAAATAA
- the cmoB gene encoding tRNA 5-methoxyuridine(34)/uridine 5-oxyacetic acid(34) synthase CmoB codes for MSPLDSLRTERLNWLTWKDIAPMRQALQSLPNIEHTLVTCNDCISIDSLHVNAMQKEIIRECALALRPWRKGPFELFGTFIDTEWQSFIKYNLLEPHFQLEGKIVGDIGCNNGYYLFRMLTQNPKKLVGFDPSALYKTQFDFINHFVKSEIVYEMLGVEHLPLYEHKFDMLFCLGVLYHRSDPIATLKALYQGLNPNGELILDTFMIEGNTPVALTPAKTYSKIPNVYFVPTIPALLNWLERAKFREVEVLEVKKTDAHEQRKTDWIYGESLENFLDPHNPELTIEGFPAPKRVYIKAKR; via the coding sequence ATGTCCCCACTTGATTCCCTGCGTACTGAACGCCTAAATTGGCTGACATGGAAAGATATTGCCCCTATGCGTCAAGCCCTTCAATCGCTTCCAAACATCGAACACACGCTTGTTACATGTAACGATTGTATCAGTATTGACTCTTTACATGTAAATGCTATGCAAAAAGAAATCATTCGTGAATGTGCCTTAGCGCTTCGTCCATGGCGCAAAGGTCCATTTGAACTTTTTGGGACGTTTATTGATACAGAATGGCAGAGTTTTATCAAATACAACCTTTTAGAACCCCACTTCCAACTAGAAGGAAAAATCGTCGGTGACATTGGATGCAATAATGGCTACTATCTCTTTCGTATGCTCACCCAAAACCCAAAAAAACTGGTTGGATTTGACCCCTCCGCCCTCTATAAAACCCAATTTGATTTTATCAACCATTTCGTGAAAAGCGAGATTGTTTATGAAATGTTAGGGGTTGAACATCTCCCTTTGTATGAGCATAAATTTGACATGCTCTTTTGTTTAGGGGTGCTTTATCATCGAAGTGATCCTATCGCCACACTTAAAGCACTCTATCAAGGCTTAAATCCCAATGGAGAACTGATTTTAGATACGTTTATGATTGAAGGGAACACCCCTGTGGCACTCACTCCTGCCAAAACGTACTCTAAAATTCCCAATGTCTATTTTGTCCCTACGATTCCAGCACTCCTAAACTGGCTAGAACGGGCTAAGTTTAGAGAGGTCGAAGTGCTTGAGGTTAAAAAAACGGATGCCCATGAGCAGAGAAAAACAGACTGGATTTATGGAGAGAGTTTAGAAAACTTTTTAGACCCCCATAATCCAGAGCTGACGATTGAAGGTTTTCCTGCTCCCAAACGTGTTTATATTAAAGCAAAACGTTAA
- a CDS encoding thioredoxin family protein, whose protein sequence is MALIHSQTIPLGTALEHFELADPKGVRYSSQALYGKGGFLIAIMCNHCPYANAIWERFNAVAAFAKKLDITTVAINPNIHPNYPEDSPAHMLDKIEKLFIEYPYLIDEEQTVSKSLGAVCTPDLFLFDSAGKLYYHGRLDDNWRDEKSVQEEDLREAIMLLFSKQEAPKIQHPSQGCSIKWKDTVTG, encoded by the coding sequence ATGGCACTGATACATTCGCAGACTATTCCTCTAGGAACAGCATTGGAGCATTTTGAGTTAGCAGACCCTAAAGGTGTGCGTTATAGCAGTCAAGCACTCTATGGTAAAGGGGGCTTTTTAATTGCCATTATGTGTAATCATTGTCCTTATGCCAACGCTATTTGGGAGCGCTTTAATGCCGTGGCGGCATTTGCTAAAAAACTAGATATTACCACCGTTGCGATCAATCCAAATATCCATCCTAACTATCCTGAGGATTCTCCAGCCCATATGCTTGATAAAATTGAAAAGCTTTTCATCGAATATCCTTATCTTATTGATGAAGAACAAACGGTTTCTAAAAGTTTAGGTGCGGTATGTACACCTGATCTGTTTTTATTTGATAGTGCGGGAAAATTGTATTATCACGGAAGATTAGATGATAATTGGAGAGATGAAAAGAGTGTTCAAGAAGAGGATTTGCGAGAAGCGATTATGCTTCTTTTTAGTAAGCAAGAAGCTCCAAAAATCCAACACCCTTCACAAGGATGTTCCATTAAGTGGAAAGATACGGTAACAGGCTAA